In Citrus sinensis cultivar Valencia sweet orange chromosome 2, DVS_A1.0, whole genome shotgun sequence, a single genomic region encodes these proteins:
- the LOC102618093 gene encoding LOW QUALITY PROTEIN: probable LRR receptor-like serine/threonine-protein kinase RFK1 (The sequence of the model RefSeq protein was modified relative to this genomic sequence to represent the inferred CDS: substituted 1 base at 1 genomic stop codon), translated as MAHTSYLTASFSGSSKMSFLKLDLFLVSILSLSCLWTQVLVSATLPRAEVDALNQIAKTMGTRDWTFDANACDLNDILPVQELDPTRNITCNRGLDNTQHITEIQFKHCNLSGTLSPELVQLPSIQKVDFAYNYLNGSIPVEWAMLQLKFISVFXNRLSGDIPSYLADITSLTYLDIEANQFSGTVPQEFRKLVNLGTLRLSSNQLSGSLPTGLAELKNLTDFRISDNNFNGSIPEFIQNWKQLERLEMQGSGFDGPIPSSISVLENLKQLRISDIAVRNHPFPDLRKMAGIITITLRNCGISGEFPEYIWRMNNLRILDLSFNRLTGKIPNVATPPSLKFIFLTGNFLSGNIPASILRKETNVDLSYNNFTHQSPEQPACQEIQSLNLNLFRSSSGDSNLSEVLPCRNNFKCDRYWHSLHINCGGNDVKVNGSTFEGDGQIGGGAATCHSQDDTNWGFSSSGDFTDDNDEENKRYIATSNSSDLSELYINARIAPLSLTYFGYCLDNRNYMLSLHFAEIQFSNGITFHSLGSRLFDIYIQDKLVERNFDIKAEASGVLKPVARSYNVTVTNHIIEIHFHWAGKGTTALPKRGIYGPLVSAISLNDPNFKPENKKVVPIVVGVVAGLSLIILAFGILGWRYYLRTKRRKERGFMKESDLQTISFTLKQIKAATNNFDSAKKIGEGGFGPVYKGQLADGTIIAVKQLSSKSRQGNREFLNEIAMISCLQHPNLVKIHGCCVEGDQLLLVYEYMENNSLAHALFGGENSQLKLNWSVRQKICLAIARGLAFLHEESRFKIVHRDIKATNVLLDRDLNPKISDFGLAKLDEEEKTHISTRVAGTIGYMAPEYALWGYLTYKADVYSFGVVALEIVSGKYNMSYVPDSNCICPLDWAFHLHRSGTLMELVDPRLGSEFNKVEAERMIKIALLCTNASPSLRPTMSEVVSMLEGSSNIPDVIPEASGLSEDLRFKTLRDHPREMNSSGLEGSLSRYSSSASFLPGSSSFLSGSSPTDDVREINAEAYLKFKAMRDSHIHMERQSSVAQVSTPVPSWTGSSKSAHDVQNHPLASFKFQHSTFL; from the exons ATGGCTCATACCTCATACCTCACGGCTAGCTTTTCTGGGTCTTCAAAGATGTCCTTCTTGAAGCTTGACCTGTTCCTTGTCTCAATTCTGTCTTTAAGCTGCTTATGGACACAAGTACTTGTTTCTGCTACTCTGCCTCGAGCTGAAG TTGATGCGCTCAATCAAATTGCCAAAACAATGGGAACTAGGGACTGGACGTTTGATGCTAATGCTTGTGACCTGAATGATATACTCCCAGTGCAGGAATTAGATCCCACCAGGAACATTACTTGCAACCGTGGACTCGATAATACACAGCACATTACTGAaat ACAATTCAAACATTGCAACCTTTCTGGAACACTTTCACCGGAATTGGTTCAGCTTCCTTCCATCCAGAAAGT TGATTTTGCCTACAACTACCTAAATGGTTCCATACCAGTCGAATGGGCTATGTTGCAGTTGAAGTTCAT CTCTGTTTTTTGAAACCGGTTATCAGGCGATATTCCAAGCTATTTGGCGGACATTACCAGTCTCACGTACTT GGACATTGAAGCAAACCAATTCTCAGGAACCGTACCTCAGGAGTTCAGGAAATTAGTAAACTTGGGAACTCT GAGACTATCCTCCAATCAGTTGAGTGGAAGTTTGCCGACGGGACTAGCTGAGCTAAAAAATTTAACGGACTT TAGGATCAGTGACAATAACTTCAATGGGAGTATACCAGAATTTATACAAAACTGGAAGCAACTTGAGAGACT AGAAATGCAAGGTAGTGGATTCGATGGACCCATTCCGTCATCCATCTCTGTCTTGGAAAATCTGAAACAATT GAGGATTAGTGACATAGCTGTAAGAAATCATCCTTTTCCGGATCTTAGAAAGATGGCAGGCATTATAACGAT AACTTTGAGAAACTGTGGTATTTCTGGGGAGTTTCCTGAATATATCTGGCGAATGAATAATCTGCGAATTTT GGATCTCAGTTTTAATAGGCTAACCGGGAAAATTCCCAATGTTGCAACTCCACCGAGTTTGAAATTCAT CTTTCTAACTGGCAACTTTCTCAGTGGGAACATACCAGCGTCGATCTTGAGGAAAGAAACCAATGT GGATCTGtcatataataatttcactCATCAAAGCCCTGAGCAGCCTGCTTGTCAGGAGATACA GAGTCTAAATCTGAACCTGTTCCGAAGTTCTTCTGGGGACAGCAATTT AAGTGAAGTTCTTCCATGTAGGAATAATTTCAAATGTGATCGAT ATTGGCACTCTCTGCATATcaattgtggtggaaatgacgTAAAAGTAAATGGCAGCACATTTGAAGGAGATGGACAAATTGGTGGTGGTGCTGCAACATGCCATTCACAAGATGATACTAACTGGGGTTTTAGTAGCAGTGGAGACTTCACTGATGACAATGATGAAGAAAACAAACGTTACATTGCAACTTCTAACTCATCAGACCTTTCTGAACTATATATTAATGCACGCATTGCTCCTCTTTCACTTACGTATTTTGGATATTGTTTAGACAATAGGAATTATATGTTGAGTCTACACTTTGCGGAGATCCAGTTCAGTAATGGAATTACATTTCACAGCCTGGGAAGCCGtttgtttgatatttatattcag GACAAACTAGTTGAGAGGAATTTCGATATAAAAGCTGAAGCTTCTGGGGTTCTTAAGCCAGTTGCAAGATCCTATAATGTCACTGTTACAAATCACATTATAGAGATCCATTTCCATTGGGCTGGCAAAGGGACTACCGCACTTCCTAAGAGGGGAATCTACGGCCCCCTAGTATCAGCTATTTCATTGAATGACCCCA ACTTCAAACCTGAAAATAAGAAGGTAGTGCCGATTGTTGTTGGAGTAGTTGCAGGATTATCTCTCATAATCTTGGCGTTCGGTATCCTCGGTTGGAGGTACTATCTGAGAACCAAGAGGCGCAAAGAAAGAG GTTTTATGAAAGAGTCGGATCtccaaacaatttcttttaccTTAAAGCAAATTAAAGCTGCAACTAACAATTTTGATTCTGCAAAGAAGATTGGAGAAGGTGGATTTGGACCTGTGTACAAG GGTCAACTAGCAGATGGTACTATAATTGCTGTGAAGCAGCTCTCTTCAAAATCAAGGCAGGGGAATCGTGAATTCTTAAATGAGATAGCCATGATTTCGTGTTTGCAACACCCAAATCTTGTTAAAATTCATGGCTGTTGTGTTGAAGGGGATCAACTCTTGCTAGTATATGAATACATGGAAAACAACAGCCTTGCCCATGCGTTATTCG GTGGTGAAAACAGTCAACTGAAATTGAACTGGTCAGTGAGGCAGAAGATCTGCCTTGCGATAGCCAGAGGTTTAGCTTTTCTACATGAAGAATCCAGATTCAAGATAGTTCATAGAGACATCAAAGCTACGAATGTTCTGCTAGATAGAGATTTAAACCCCAAAATATCTGACTTTGGACTGGCTAAGCTTGATGAGGAGGAGAAAACTCACATCAGTACTCGAGTTGCTGGAACAAT AGGATATATGGCACCCGAGTACGCTCTATGGGGTTACCTGACCTACAAAGCAGATGTTTACAGTTTCGGAGTTGTGGCTTTGGAAATTGTCAGTGGGAAGTATAATATGAGTTATGTGCCAGACAGTAATTGCATCTGTCCTCTTGACTGG GCCTTCCATTTACACCGAAGTGGTACGTTAATGGAGTTAGTGGATCCAAGGCTGGGATCAGAATTCAACAAGGTTGAAGCAGAGAGAATGATTAAAATAGCACTCTTATGCACCAATGCGTCACCTTCACTAAGGCCAACCATGTCTGAAGTGGTAAGCATGCTGGAAGGATCTTCTAACATTCCGGATGTAATCCCTGAAGCCAGTGGTTTAAGTGAAGACTTGAGGTTTAAAACTCTAAGAGACCATCCAAGAGAAATGAATAGTTCGGGTTTGGAAGGAAGTCTGTCTCGTTATTCATCGTCAGCCAGCTTCTTGCCTGGTTCTTCCAGCTTCTTGTCTGGTTCTTCCCCTACCGATGATGTCCGTGAAATTAATGCAGAGGCATATTTGAAGTTTAAGGCCATGAGAGACAGTCATATTCATATGGAAAGACAAAGTTCGGTTGCCCAAGTATCAACACCAGTCCCCTCATGGACTGGCTCTTCAAAATCTGCCCATGATGTGCAAAATCATCCGCTAGCtagtttcaagtttcaacattCAACTTTTTTGTAA
- the LOC102619755 gene encoding MACPF domain-containing protein CAD1: MENQIATTLRYSIQALGRGFDVTSDIRLLYCKGAPGSRLVHIDEDHHAGDLVVSDGVLVPNVSVDIECSKGNRSIERIPVCSFHEMAGYFNEKSGISGNIPLGSFNAMFNFTGCWQADAAATKSLAMVGNFISLYKVKLAKLNLVLREEIRRAVPYSWDPPLLASFIENYGTHIVTSITIGGRDVVYIRQHQSSPLSMMDIENYVKDIGDERFMDSKSQSSAAPLKYKDKDVTVIFRRRGGDDLEQSHAKWAETVQLAPDVINMTFTPIVSLLEGVPGIKHLARAIELYLEYKPPIEDLQYFLDYQIPRVWAPQHSNIQRKEPVCSSLQFSLMGPKLYISPDQVTVGRKPVTGLKLGLEGSKQNRLEINLQHLVSLPKILQPHWDAHVAIGAPKWQGPEEQDSRWFEPIKWKNFSHVSTAPIEYTDTSIGDLSGVHVVTGAQLGVWDFGAKNVLHLKLLFSKVPGCTIRRSVWDHSPSIPSTSQKPGSASSSVSNEKMPEDKREDSSGHIGKLAKIVDVTEMSKGPQDLPGHWLVTGAKLGVDKGRIVLRVKYSLLNY, translated from the exons ATGGAAAATCAGATTGCTACTACTCTTCGGTACTCAATCCAAGCTCTGGGGCGTGGCTTTGATGTCACATCTGATATAAGGCTTCTTTATTGTAAGGGAGCACCTGGGTCGAGGCTTGTTCACATAGATGAGGATCATCATGCAGGAGATCTTGTTGTTTCTGATGGTGTTTTGGTGCCTAATGTCTCTGTTGATATTGAGTGTTCTAAAGGCAATAGAAGCATTGAGAGAATACCTGTTTGCAGCTTCCATGAG ATGGCAGGATACTTCAATGAGAAATCCGGTATATCGGGAAACATTCCACTTGGAAGCTTCAATGCCATGTTCAATTTCACTGGTTGCTGGCAAGCTGATGCAGCAGCTACAAAATCCCTTGCCATGGTTGGAAATTTCATTTCCCTTTATAAGGTTAAGCTAGCTAAGCTAAATTTAGTTCTCCGTGAAGAAATCAGGCGTGCTGTTCCTTATTCATGGGATCCCCCTTTGTTGGCAAG ttttattgaaaattatggTACCCATATTGTTACATCTATAACAATTGGTGGAAGAGATGTGGTTTATATCAGGCAACACCAATCATCTCCTTTGTCAATGATGGATATCGAGAACTACGTGAAAGACATTGGGGATGAAAGGTTTATGGACTCAAAAAGTCAGTCAAGTGCTGCTCCCTTAAAGTACAAGGACAAG GATGTCACAGTCATTTTTAGGAGGAGAGGAGGTGATGATCTAGAGCAAAGTCATGCTAAATGGGCAGAGACTGTACAACTGGCACCGGATGTAATTAACATGACATTTACGCCCATTGTTTCACTGCTTGAAGGAGTGCCTGGTATAAAGCATTTAGCCCGTGCAATTGAATTATACTTGGAAT ACAAACCACCGATTGAGGATTTACAGTATTTCTTGGATTATCAAATTCCTCGAGTTTGGGCCCCACAACATAGTAATATTCAAAGAAAGGAGCCTGTTTGTTCATCCCTTCAATTTAGCTTAATGGGTCCTAAGCTTTATATTAGCCCAGATCag GTAACTGTTGGCCGTAAGCCTGTCACTGGTCTTAAACTTGGCCTAGAGGGCAGCAAACAAAATAGACTTGAAATTAACTTGCAGCATCTAGTGTCTCTTCCAAAGATCCTTCAACCCCATTGGGATGCTCATGTGGCTATAGGTGCACCTAAGTGGCAAGGTCCTGAGGAGCAAGACAGCCGCTGGTTTGAGCCCATCAAGTGGAAGAATTTCTCCCATGTAAGCACTGCACCAATAGAGTATACTGATACCAGCATTGGAGACCTCTCTGGTGTTCATGTAGTTACAGGGGCTCAGCTTGGTGTATGGGATTTTGGAGCCAAAAATGTATTACACCTGAAACTCCTTTTCTCCAAAGTACCTGGATGTACGATAAGGCGGTCTGTATGGGATCACAGCCCTTCCATCCCTTCCACCTCTCAGAAGCCAGGCAGTGCTTCTTCATCAGTCTCAAACGAGAAAATGCCTGAGGATAAGAGGGAAGATAGTTCAGGCCACATAGGGAAACTGGCGAAAATTGTGGACGTAACTGAAATGTCAAAGGGACCACAAGATTTACCAGGTCATTGGTTGGTAACAGGGGCTAAGCTTGGAGTGGACAAGGGAAGGATTGTATTGCGTGTAAAGTACtctttattgaattattga